In a single window of the Pontibacter russatus genome:
- the pruA gene encoding L-glutamate gamma-semialdehyde dehydrogenase: protein MATGFFKVPTPVNEPVKSYAPGSPEKEELQRTYKELKSKQLDVPMYIGGDRVYTDNKRPMVQPHDHQHLLGHFSEGDASHVEQAINAALAAREMWANMAWEHRASIFLKAAELLAGPWRARLNAATMLGQSKNAYQAEIDSACELIDFLRFNVQYATDIYRMQPESSPGVWNRMEHRPLEGFVFALTPFNFTAIAGNLPASVALMGNVVVWKPAHTQVYAAHMIMDLLQEAGLPDGVINLIYVDGPVAGEVIFNHADFAGIHFTGSTGVFQNIWKTIGNNIHKYKTYPRIVGETGGKDFIVAHRSAEAKQVATAITRGAFEYQGQKCSAASRAYIPSNLWEEVKDFVIADVKSFKIGPPEDFFNFINAVIDEKSFDKIARYIDNAKESNEVEVIAGGSYDKSKGYFIEPTVLLAHNPQYVTMCEEIFGPVITIYVYDENNWEDTLELVNATSPYALTGAIFSKDRYAIEYATKKLSDAAGNFYINDKPTGAVVGQQPFGGSRASGTNDKAGSMLNLLRWVSARSIKETLNPATDYRYPFLGEDK, encoded by the coding sequence ATGGCAACCGGATTTTTTAAAGTACCCACTCCCGTAAACGAACCAGTAAAATCATATGCGCCCGGCTCCCCCGAAAAGGAGGAACTGCAGCGCACCTATAAAGAACTGAAGTCGAAGCAACTGGACGTGCCGATGTACATTGGCGGCGACCGGGTGTATACCGACAACAAAAGGCCCATGGTGCAGCCCCACGACCACCAGCACCTACTGGGCCATTTCAGCGAAGGCGACGCGTCCCACGTGGAACAGGCCATCAACGCGGCGCTTGCCGCCCGCGAGATGTGGGCGAACATGGCGTGGGAGCACCGCGCCAGCATTTTCCTCAAGGCGGCCGAGCTGCTGGCCGGGCCGTGGCGCGCGCGCCTGAACGCCGCCACCATGCTGGGCCAGTCCAAAAACGCCTACCAGGCCGAGATCGACTCTGCCTGCGAGCTCATCGACTTCCTGCGCTTCAACGTGCAGTACGCCACCGATATATACCGCATGCAGCCGGAGTCGTCGCCGGGCGTCTGGAACCGCATGGAGCACCGCCCCCTGGAGGGCTTCGTGTTCGCGCTCACGCCCTTCAACTTCACGGCCATCGCCGGTAACCTGCCTGCCTCCGTGGCCCTGATGGGCAACGTGGTGGTATGGAAGCCCGCGCACACCCAGGTATATGCCGCGCACATGATCATGGACCTGTTGCAGGAGGCGGGTCTTCCGGACGGCGTGATCAATTTGATCTATGTGGACGGACCGGTGGCGGGCGAGGTGATCTTTAACCACGCTGATTTCGCGGGCATCCACTTCACGGGCAGCACCGGCGTGTTCCAGAACATCTGGAAGACCATCGGCAACAACATCCACAAGTACAAAACTTATCCGCGCATTGTGGGCGAAACCGGTGGCAAGGATTTTATCGTGGCGCACCGCTCCGCAGAGGCAAAGCAGGTGGCCACGGCCATCACGCGCGGCGCGTTCGAGTACCAGGGCCAGAAGTGCTCCGCTGCCTCGCGCGCCTATATACCCAGCAACCTCTGGGAGGAGGTGAAAGACTTTGTGATTGCCGATGTGAAATCTTTTAAAATCGGGCCGCCGGAGGATTTCTTCAACTTCATTAACGCCGTGATCGACGAGAAGTCTTTCGATAAGATTGCCCGGTATATAGACAATGCGAAGGAGAGCAACGAGGTGGAGGTGATCGCGGGCGGCAGTTACGACAAATCGAAAGGGTACTTCATCGAGCCGACCGTCTTGCTGGCGCACAACCCGCAGTACGTGACCATGTGCGAGGAGATTTTCGGGCCCGTGATAACGATCTATGTATATGACGAGAACAACTGGGAGGACACCCTGGAACTGGTAAACGCCACCTCGCCCTATGCCCTGACCGGCGCCATCTTCAGCAAAGACCGTTATGCCATTGAGTACGCCACCAAAAAACTGAGCGACGCGGCTGGCAACTTCTACATCAACGACAAGCCGACCGGCGCGGTGGTGGGGCAGCAGCCGTTCGGCGGCTCCCGCGCCTCCGGCACCAACGACAAGGCCGGGTCTATGCTGAACCTGCTGCGCTGGGTGTCGGCACGCTCTATCAAAGAAACGCTAAACCCCGCCACCGATTACCGCTATCCGTTCCTGGGCGAGGACAAATAG
- a CDS encoding YjjG family noncanonical pyrimidine nucleotidase produces the protein MKTYTHILFDLDHTLWDFEKNSEETLNALYDQFALGSFGKFDCDSFYRKYKFVNARLWDLYNKGRIKQAELRDSRFVKTLTGLGLEPHEVPEGLAEAYITLCPTKTAVFPYAYEVLEYLQPRYGLHIITNGFKEVQHIKMTSSNLHPYFREIVTSECCGYKKPDRRMFEHLLGRIGVAPEECLMVGDNYECDIEGARAAGIDQVFFNPEGITRKRSPRPTHEISCLSELKLFL, from the coding sequence ATGAAAACATACACCCACATCCTCTTCGACCTCGACCACACCCTCTGGGATTTTGAGAAAAACTCCGAGGAAACGCTAAATGCCCTGTACGACCAGTTTGCGCTCGGCAGCTTCGGCAAGTTCGACTGCGACTCGTTTTACCGCAAGTACAAGTTCGTGAACGCGCGCCTCTGGGACCTGTACAACAAAGGCCGCATCAAGCAGGCGGAGCTGCGCGACAGCCGCTTCGTGAAAACCCTGACGGGGCTGGGGCTGGAGCCGCATGAGGTGCCGGAAGGCTTGGCCGAGGCCTATATCACCCTGTGCCCCACCAAGACCGCCGTGTTCCCTTACGCTTACGAGGTGCTGGAGTACCTGCAGCCCAGATACGGCCTGCACATCATCACCAACGGGTTTAAGGAAGTGCAGCATATAAAAATGACCTCCTCCAACCTGCACCCCTACTTCCGGGAGATTGTGACTTCGGAGTGCTGCGGCTACAAAAAGCCGGATCGCCGCATGTTTGAGCACCTGCTGGGGCGCATCGGGGTGGCGCCGGAGGAGTGCCTGATGGTGGGTGATAACTACGAATGCGACATTGAAGGCGCCCGCGCCGCCGGCATAGACCAGGTTTTCTTCAACCCGGAGGGCATCACCCGGAAGCGCAGCCCCCGACCCACCCACGAGATCAGCTGCCTGAGCGAGCTGAAACTTTTTTTGTAA
- a CDS encoding metalloregulator ArsR/SmtB family transcription factor: MRLKHFSLSFGEQVLKALADESRLRILHLLLHSKEMCTSDLEQVLEFTQTKTSRHLSYLRNASIVSTRKMDQWVFYTVKEEATDFINQIFSYMERDAALRKDIEAYQILFSNRELAVNKLQTRRWTAH, translated from the coding sequence ATGAGACTCAAGCATTTCAGTCTGTCTTTTGGTGAGCAGGTCCTGAAGGCCCTCGCCGACGAATCACGCCTCCGCATCCTCCACCTGCTCCTGCACAGCAAGGAGATGTGTACGTCGGACCTGGAGCAGGTGCTCGAGTTCACCCAGACCAAAACCTCGCGCCACCTCTCTTACCTGCGCAACGCCAGCATCGTGTCGACGCGCAAGATGGACCAGTGGGTGTTTTACACGGTAAAAGAAGAAGCCACGGACTTCATCAACCAGATTTTCTCCTATATGGAGCGCGACGCGGCGCTGCGGAAAGACATTGAGGCATACCAGATCCTGTTCTCCAACCGCGAGCTGGCCGTGAACAAGCTGCAGACGCGCCGCTGGACCGCGCACTAG
- a CDS encoding carboxypeptidase-like regulatory domain-containing protein codes for MKLTEHPFLFEAMPLKRLLLPLLGLLLFLCTPEQAAAQRKARVVQLSGFVATGDSLYGVTGVSIFVPGTSRGTQSNEYGFFSVPVLAGDSVLFSAIGFKRQYLKIPKNYSSESYSIIMQLQEDPTELPTVDVFPWATERELREAVANVKLPDEGRAIAMRNLDPERLEELFKTTPMDGAGNFRYGMEQQRQLQQNRYMIQTGISPFAIPALIKSIINGDFKKQ; via the coding sequence ATGAAGCTTACCGAACACCCGTTTCTTTTTGAAGCGATGCCTCTCAAAAGGCTCCTGCTGCCACTGCTGGGCCTGCTGCTTTTCCTTTGCACCCCGGAGCAGGCGGCGGCGCAGCGGAAGGCGCGGGTGGTGCAGCTCTCGGGCTTCGTGGCCACCGGCGACAGCCTGTACGGGGTAACGGGCGTGAGCATCTTCGTGCCGGGCACCAGCCGGGGCACCCAGTCCAACGAGTACGGCTTCTTCTCGGTGCCAGTGCTGGCTGGCGACAGCGTGCTCTTCAGCGCCATCGGCTTTAAGCGGCAGTACCTCAAAATTCCCAAAAACTACAGCAGCGAAAGCTACTCCATCATCATGCAGCTGCAGGAAGACCCCACCGAACTGCCGACGGTGGACGTGTTTCCGTGGGCGACGGAGCGCGAGTTGCGGGAGGCGGTGGCCAACGTGAAGCTGCCTGACGAGGGCCGGGCCATCGCCATGCGCAACCTCGACCCCGAACGGCTGGAGGAACTCTTCAAAACAACCCCCATGGACGGCGCGGGCAACTTCCGGTACGGCATGGAGCAACAGCGGCAACTGCAGCAGAACCGCTATATGATTCAGACAGGCATCAGCCCTTTCGCCATCCCGGCGCTCATCAAGTCCATCATCAACGGCGACTTTAAGAAACAGTAG